The proteins below come from a single Vidua chalybeata isolate OUT-0048 chromosome 1, bVidCha1 merged haplotype, whole genome shotgun sequence genomic window:
- the CCR9 gene encoding C-C chemokine receptor type 9, with translation MAAASVVTHPGKSSLDYYRNDSMVLSLCENPVNSTDFMCDKRQVRHFAQAFLPVFFWLIFAVGTVGNTLVVLVYCKYHFRRSMMDLYLLHLAIADLLLLFTFPFWAKAASDGWIFKDFMCKVVNSMYKINFYGCSLLLTCISFDRYSTIVQAMKAKTCKRRWLLRSRLMCLAVWLTSVSLCIPELIYSQSTQVGDVTVCKIMYPPNVSVIFRVTVLALKVIIGFFLPLLVMVICYALINTLLQAKRFQKQKSLKIITMILTAFLLSQFPYNIVLLVKAINTYTGVVHSCQAANQLDIGLQVTQIIAFLHSCLNPFLYVFAGERFRMALGRMMQSCGCCWSRGQEHSACDSQEHSSNWSFAMLGRRRVRNSLILNTHWTSFVMSPPCKVIL, from the exons ATGGCAGCTGCTAGTGTC GTCACACATCCTGGCAAGAGTAGCCTGGATTACTACAGGAACGACAGCatggtgctgtccctgtgtgagAACCCAGTGAACAGCACAGACTTCATGTGTGACAAGAGGCAGGTCAGGCACTTTGCTCAAGCCTTCCTGCCAGTGTTTTTCTGGCTCATCTTTGCTGTGGGCACAGTGGGGAACACCTTGGTTGTGCTTGTCTATTGCAAATACCACTTCAGGAGGAGCATGATGGATCTGTACCTGCTGCACCTGGCCATCGCTGACCTCCTGCTCCTTTTCACCTTCCCCTTCTGGGCCAAAGCTGCTTCTGATGGATGGATCTTTAAGGACTTCATGTGCAAAGTTGTGAACAGCATGTATAAGATCAACTTCTATGGCTGCAGCTTGCTTCTAACCTGCATCAGCTTTGACAGGTACAGCACTATAGTCCAAGcaatgaaagctaaaacttgtAAGCGAAGGTGGCTCCTGCGCAGCAGGCTCATGTGCCTGGCTGTCTGGCTGACATCTGTGAGCCTGTGCATCCCAGAACTCATTTACAGCCAGAGCACACAGGTGGGTGATGTAACAGTTTGCAAAATTATGTACCCACCAAACGTCAGTGTGATCTTCAGAGTTACGGTCCTGGCCTTGAAAGTTATCATAGGATTCTTCCTCCCGCTCCTTGTCATGGTGATTTGTTATGCCCTTATCAACACCCTCCTACAAGCCAAAagatttcaaaagcagaagTCGCTGAAGATCATCACCATGATCCTCACCGCTTTCCTCCTCTCTCAGTTCCCGTACAATATTGTTTTGCTGGTCAAAGCCATCAACACCTACACAGGGGTGGTGCACAGTTGTCAGGCTGCCAACCAGCTGGACATCGGGCTGCAGGTCACCCAGATCATCGCCTTCCTCCACAGCTGCCTCAACCCCTTCCTCTATGTCTTTGCTGGCGAGCGGTTCAGGATGGCACTGGGCAGGATGAtgcaaagctgtggctgctgctggagcaggggccAGGAGCACTCTGCCTGTGAcagccaggagcacagctcAAACTGGTCCTTTGCCATGCTGGGGAGGCGGCGGGTGAGGAACTCCCTGATCCTCAACACTCACTGGACCTCCTTTGTTATGTCCCCTCCTTGCAAAGTCATCCTGTAA